A single genomic interval of Mucilaginibacter boryungensis harbors:
- a CDS encoding GLPGLI family protein yields MKKRLLTLSFALLAAFAAKAQKPEMAQAVVKYKFTHLRDTTAKDKPYTENMVLFVGPTASAYKSYDRKLQEAMMRKQLEQQMAEQRGSGNMNFKVQSRTPTTNTEYYQFQAEKKLVRKERLITPYIIEEPMPVINWKISADTASFGTLHCQKATGHFKGRDYTAWFCPDLPFHTGPWKLNGLPGLIVEAYDTNKEVVFKFEGMDEVVKSEKPVVAETPPPGMGTTIRFGGDDPNLDPNLITLPTDAVKTSEKEFVKLQDAMRKDPQAFMAAMGGKMGMMPPGAMPAGGGGGMGPVRMVVNGVPGGAAQVINNPLELPEKK; encoded by the coding sequence ATGAAAAAAAGATTACTCACTTTGTCGTTCGCTTTGCTTGCTGCCTTTGCAGCGAAAGCTCAAAAGCCCGAAATGGCACAAGCCGTTGTTAAATATAAATTTACGCACCTGCGCGATACCACGGCTAAGGATAAACCTTATACCGAAAACATGGTGCTATTTGTAGGCCCTACGGCGAGCGCTTATAAAAGCTACGACCGTAAATTGCAGGAAGCCATGATGCGTAAACAACTGGAACAGCAAATGGCAGAACAGCGCGGCAGCGGCAACATGAACTTTAAAGTTCAAAGCCGCACCCCTACTACCAATACCGAATACTACCAGTTTCAGGCCGAAAAGAAACTGGTACGCAAGGAACGCCTGATTACCCCATATATTATAGAAGAACCAATGCCGGTAATTAACTGGAAAATAAGCGCAGATACCGCCAGCTTTGGCACCCTGCACTGCCAGAAAGCTACCGGTCATTTTAAAGGCCGCGATTATACTGCCTGGTTTTGCCCCGACCTGCCTTTCCACACCGGCCCATGGAAGCTGAACGGCTTACCGGGATTAATTGTAGAAGCTTACGATACCAATAAAGAGGTGGTGTTTAAGTTTGAAGGCATGGACGAAGTGGTTAAATCGGAGAAGCCTGTTGTGGCAGAAACCCCGCCGCCGGGAATGGGCACCACCATTAGGTTTGGCGGCGACGACCCCAACTTAGACCCTAACCTAATAACCCTGCCTACCGATGCGGTTAAAACATCCGAAAAAGAATTTGTGAAATTACAGGATGCTATGCGTAAAGACCCGCAAGCATTTATGGCGGCCATGGGCGGCAAAATGGGCATGATGCCTCCGGGTGCTATGCCTGCAGGCGGCGGCGGTGGCATGGGCCCGGTACGTATGGTGGTGAACGGCGTTCCCGGCGGTGCCGCACAGGTGATCAACAACCCATTAGAATTACCTGAAAAGAAATGA
- a CDS encoding TonB-dependent receptor, producing MRALHKWVGAFIFWMLMVVLCHAQTIKGTVIDSLNKPVPFASVNLKSGNLIVAYTTSGDKGVFTLQVPADADKSKLQLEISSIGYKKEVRPVVGFNTPYNFKMSGAVHQLQTVTIKNNRPQLRLGGDTLSYKVSDFASAQDRVIGDVIKKLPGIDVAKDGKISYNGKSISNLYIGGDNLLDDKYNVATSSIPHGVVDEVQVMENHQPIKMLKDKVVSDDVALNLTIKKDAKLQLVGQETAGAGLPGNYYGELNGMMFKDKYKAINYIKGNNVGTDVSNDLLSHNFSQDPDKPNTVLSLGTAGDPDLPRNRYLFNRSGLVNLNNLVNLKNNTQLRANLSYFHDGQRQEYDKTSQIKIGGTNINYTENQYNQRRPDVLHGQFLINVNQPKYYLNNSFVTDYNHNTGYSSLISNGAPVNQRLKDNLLDISNEFNMMRTLKNNNILEVYSNLNHTTEPENLVIDPNLNPGTFNGGTNYSSLTQNTNIPNWSTNNYVSYRVPSGSITQSYRAGFSAIKQTLSSDLTVTQLNGSTNLFSDTARNNLNWRRNRLYGEASYDYPGAVWKVNVTLPLNFQDTHYDDGFYKLDKGLSRLYFNPRASVKFQSGIENYFTANYSFRNSIGNIQDVYRGYILSNYRSLGANNADLTERQSQNAGIGFNYHKAITLFFFGLNASYSHIYANTISSSLLSNNITQRIVLPFDNNIDSWNFSGNTSKYSFPLRTTFSAGLSYSTTKLNQIQNGQTLPYNTISKSASLGADTKASKAVNFSYRAAYSQTVSKSSAVATSSKFERLIQTGSVNYAPLTNLFLTVSGDHYFTHQESANDLKYIFADASVRYKFKKTKLDLELSAQNLFDTKTYTAVYLSANVYTSSTYTIPGRIVLAKLMFNL from the coding sequence ATGAGGGCCCTACATAAATGGGTGGGAGCATTCATTTTTTGGATGCTAATGGTTGTGCTATGCCATGCCCAAACCATAAAAGGTACCGTTATAGATAGTTTAAACAAGCCTGTCCCCTTTGCCAGCGTTAACCTTAAAAGCGGTAATTTAATTGTAGCCTATACTACCAGCGGTGATAAGGGCGTGTTTACACTACAAGTGCCTGCCGATGCGGATAAAAGCAAACTACAGTTAGAAATAAGCAGTATTGGCTATAAAAAAGAGGTGCGCCCGGTCGTGGGGTTTAATACACCCTATAATTTCAAAATGTCGGGCGCAGTGCATCAATTGCAAACGGTTACTATTAAAAATAACCGCCCGCAACTGCGGCTTGGCGGAGATACCCTGAGCTATAAGGTATCGGACTTTGCCAGCGCGCAGGACAGGGTAATTGGCGATGTGATTAAAAAACTGCCGGGTATTGATGTAGCCAAGGATGGCAAAATAAGCTATAACGGTAAGTCTATATCTAACCTGTACATAGGCGGCGACAATTTATTGGATGATAAATACAATGTAGCTACCAGCAGTATCCCGCATGGCGTGGTGGACGAGGTGCAGGTAATGGAAAACCATCAACCCATAAAAATGCTGAAGGATAAGGTCGTTAGCGATGATGTGGCCCTTAACCTTACCATAAAAAAAGACGCGAAGCTGCAACTGGTGGGCCAGGAAACGGCAGGCGCAGGCTTGCCCGGCAATTACTACGGCGAGTTGAATGGCATGATGTTTAAGGATAAATACAAAGCCATTAACTACATTAAAGGGAATAATGTGGGTACCGACGTAAGCAACGATCTGTTATCGCACAACTTTTCGCAGGACCCGGATAAGCCTAACACCGTATTATCGTTAGGTACCGCCGGCGACCCTGACCTGCCGCGTAACCGTTACTTGTTTAACAGGTCGGGCTTAGTTAACCTGAACAACCTGGTGAACCTGAAAAACAATACACAGCTGCGGGCCAACCTCTCCTATTTTCACGATGGCCAACGCCAGGAGTACGACAAAACAAGCCAGATAAAAATTGGCGGCACTAACATTAATTATACCGAAAATCAGTATAATCAACGCCGTCCTGATGTGCTGCATGGCCAGTTCCTGATCAACGTAAATCAGCCTAAATATTACCTGAACAATAGCTTTGTGACCGATTATAACCACAACACAGGCTATTCGTCGCTTATTAGTAATGGTGCACCAGTAAACCAGCGTTTAAAGGATAACCTGCTGGATATCAGTAACGAATTTAACATGATGCGTACATTAAAGAATAATAACATTTTAGAGGTGTACAGCAATTTAAACCACACTACCGAGCCCGAGAACCTGGTGATAGACCCTAATTTAAACCCCGGAACATTTAACGGTGGTACTAATTATTCATCACTGACGCAGAACACAAATATCCCCAACTGGTCTACCAACAACTATGTATCGTACCGGGTGCCAAGCGGCAGCATTACCCAAAGTTACAGGGCGGGCTTTTCAGCCATTAAGCAAACATTATCGTCCGATTTGACAGTTACCCAGTTAAACGGCAGCACCAACCTGTTCTCGGATACCGCGAGGAACAATTTGAACTGGCGTCGCAACCGCTTATATGGCGAGGCATCGTACGATTACCCGGGCGCGGTCTGGAAAGTGAACGTAACCCTGCCCCTGAACTTCCAGGATACGCATTACGATGATGGCTTTTATAAACTTGACAAAGGACTGAGCCGTTTATACTTTAACCCGCGGGCATCGGTAAAATTCCAGAGCGGTATCGAAAATTACTTTACCGCTAACTATAGCTTCCGTAACTCTATCGGGAATATACAGGATGTATATCGTGGCTATATCCTGAGCAATTATCGCAGTCTGGGGGCCAACAACGCCGATTTGACCGAACGCCAAAGCCAGAACGCGGGCATAGGCTTTAATTATCATAAGGCCATTACGCTGTTCTTTTTCGGGCTGAATGCATCTTACTCGCATATTTATGCCAATACCATCAGTTCAAGCTTGCTGAGCAATAATATCACCCAGCGCATTGTATTGCCTTTTGATAATAATATTGATAGCTGGAACTTTAGCGGCAACACCAGTAAGTATTCGTTCCCGCTGCGCACTACGTTCAGCGCGGGGTTAAGCTATTCAACCACCAAGCTGAACCAGATACAGAACGGCCAGACGCTGCCATATAACACCATTTCAAAATCGGCCAGCCTGGGTGCAGATACCAAGGCCAGCAAAGCGGTGAATTTCAGCTACCGGGCGGCATATAGCCAAACCGTAAGTAAATCATCGGCAGTAGCCACCAGCAGCAAGTTTGAGCGGTTGATACAAACCGGTTCGGTAAACTACGCGCCGCTAACCAATTTGTTCTTAACCGTTTCCGGCGACCATTACTTTACTCACCAGGAATCGGCAAACGATTTGAAATACATTTTTGCCGATGCATCGGTAAGATACAAGTTCAAAAAAACCAAGCTTGACCTGGAACTGAGCGCCCAAAATCTGTTCGATACCAAAACATATACGGCAGTTTATTTATCTGCCAATGTTTACACCTCCAGTACATACACCATTCCGGGGCGTATTGTATTGGCCAAACTGATGTTTAATTTGTAG